A genomic segment from Juglans regia cultivar Chandler chromosome 14, Walnut 2.0, whole genome shotgun sequence encodes:
- the LOC108998732 gene encoding uncharacterized protein LOC108998732 isoform X2 — protein sequence MPMERVQPISDPRSSSTVLSIECLKGSSKADEWTGDFLQTGDIVEELRIGNPGSRRAGSSGSTLIFTAPFKNGRSGVQKVLHDAFKKKETSILARVRRGADELAELQACIVPNESAGKKQYMLRSIADPNYTVGFMDRTESDCLELQASRSARMVTALSSTRLQDGYVAYPWERRMQECLSVPFSSCFLSVLLLPKASDQVASRYNDLEDTLARANAWLNASQASGVPIVFMNIQTESLLTKISGETASSTVNAGSLSDLSNLANVSLYGFEDYHGVDIGVVKAVRLWYAPLGGELAIEIKLKEGDTKLGFAISRTEEGFIFISSVIDGDENAPSTRSGLANLYKEATNASRLLLVSRVGNQKVLPWMVSSTGAIRCFDTVSVSQKLSLHRHAKVPILLHVLLWDRGLSIPSGGNRFRAPTPGALPLPPEVQLASRPNDNQIQPLTPEVPTGSREVSDGAEVRLERDTAGELSFRFHDFSLSSNWWLQS from the exons ATGCCTATGGAACGAGTCCAGCCCATATCAGACCCAAGATCCTCCTCAACGGTCCTCTCCATCGAGTGCCTCAAAGGCAGCTCCAAAGCCGACGAGTGGACCGGCGATTTCCTCCAAACCGGCGACATAGTCGAGGAGCTCCGCATCGGCAACCCCGGCTCCCGCCGAGCCGGCAGCTCCGGTTCGACTCTCATATTCACGGCGCCGTTCAAGAACGGCAGGAGCGGTGTCCAGAAGGTTCTCCACGACGCGTTCAAGAAGAAGGAGACCTCGATTCTCGCCCGGGTTCGCAGGGGAGCGGATGAGCTCGCCGAGTTGCAGGCTTGCATCGTGCCCAATGAATCGGCGGGGAAGAAACAGTACATGCTCAGGTCGATCGCTGATCCGAATTACACCGTTGGGTTCATGGATCGAACGGAATCTGATTGCCTCGAGCTTCAAG CTTCAAGGAGTGCCAGGATGGTAACTGCACTATCCAGCACTCGCCTTCAAGATGGATATGTTGCATATCCGTGGGAGAGGAGGATGCAGGAGTGCCTATCAGTTCCATTTTCAAGCTGCTTTCTTTCTGTACTTCTCCTTCCAAAAGCTTCAGATCAAGTTGCTTCTCGCTACAATGATTTGGAAGATACCCTTGCTAGGGCAAATGCATGGCTTAATGCGTCTCAGGCCTCTGGGGTTCCTATTGTCTTCATGAACATCCAGACTGAGTCTCTGCTTACCAAG ATTTCTGGAGAAACAGCTTCTTCCACAGTGAATGCCGGATCCTTATCTGATTTGTCTAATCTTGCAAATGTAAGTCTATATGGTTTTGAGGATTACCACGGGGTGGACATTGGTGTAGTTAAAGCAGTTCGTCTCTGGTATGCACCTCTTGGAGGAGAGCTTGCAATTGAGATCAAGTTAAAAGAAGGCGACACAAAGCTTGGGTTTGCCATTAGCCGCACAGAAGAG GGATTTATCTTCATCTCATCGGTTATTGATGGTGATGAAAATGCTCCTTCAACCCGGTCAGGGCTGGCAAATTTGTACAAAGAAGCTACAAATGCATCTAGGCTGCTGCTGGTCTCACGAGTTGGCAATCAGAAGGTCCTTCCATGGATGGTTTCTTCCACAGGAGCAATTCGATGCTTTGACACTGTTTCAGTCAGCCAAAAGCTTTCATTGCACCGGCACGCCAAGGTTCCCATTCTCTTGCATGTTTTACTGTGGGACCGAGGATTGTCTATTCCAAGCGGGGGCAATAGATTTAGGGCTCCAACACCAGGTGCCCTGCCCTTACCACCTGAAGTTCAGTTAGCATCCCGTCCAAATGATAATCAAATACAGCCGTTGACACCTGAAGTTCCTACTGGGAGTCGAGAAGTTAGTGATGGAGCTGAGGTGAGGCTTGAGCGAGACACGGCTGGGGAGCTCTCCTTTAGATTCCACGATTTTTCACTTTCAAGTAATTGG TGGCTGCAGTCTTAA
- the LOC108998732 gene encoding uncharacterized protein LOC108998732 isoform X3 — protein sequence MPMERVQPISDPRSSSTVLSIECLKGSSKADEWTGDFLQTGDIVEELRIGNPGSRRAGSSGSTLIFTAPFKNGRSGVQKVLHDAFKKKETSILARVRRGADELAELQACIVPNESAGKKQYMLRSIADPNYTVGFMDRTESDCLELQASRSARMVTALSSTRLQDGYVAYPWERRMQECLSVPFSSCFLSVLLLPKASDQVASRYNDLEDTLARANAWLNASQASGVPIVFMNIQTESLLTKISGETASSTVNAGSLSDLSNLANVSLYGFEDYHGVDIGVVKAVRLWYAPLGGELAIEIKLKEGDTKLGFAISRTEEGFIFISSVIDGDENAPSTRSGLANLYKEATNASRLLLVSRVGNQKVLPWMVSSTGAIRCFDTVSVSQKLSLHRHAKVPILLHVLLWDRGLSIPSGGNRFRAPTPGALPLPPEVQLASRPNDNQIQPLTPEVPTGSREVSDGAEVRLERDTAGELSFRFHDFSLSSNWS from the exons ATGCCTATGGAACGAGTCCAGCCCATATCAGACCCAAGATCCTCCTCAACGGTCCTCTCCATCGAGTGCCTCAAAGGCAGCTCCAAAGCCGACGAGTGGACCGGCGATTTCCTCCAAACCGGCGACATAGTCGAGGAGCTCCGCATCGGCAACCCCGGCTCCCGCCGAGCCGGCAGCTCCGGTTCGACTCTCATATTCACGGCGCCGTTCAAGAACGGCAGGAGCGGTGTCCAGAAGGTTCTCCACGACGCGTTCAAGAAGAAGGAGACCTCGATTCTCGCCCGGGTTCGCAGGGGAGCGGATGAGCTCGCCGAGTTGCAGGCTTGCATCGTGCCCAATGAATCGGCGGGGAAGAAACAGTACATGCTCAGGTCGATCGCTGATCCGAATTACACCGTTGGGTTCATGGATCGAACGGAATCTGATTGCCTCGAGCTTCAAG CTTCAAGGAGTGCCAGGATGGTAACTGCACTATCCAGCACTCGCCTTCAAGATGGATATGTTGCATATCCGTGGGAGAGGAGGATGCAGGAGTGCCTATCAGTTCCATTTTCAAGCTGCTTTCTTTCTGTACTTCTCCTTCCAAAAGCTTCAGATCAAGTTGCTTCTCGCTACAATGATTTGGAAGATACCCTTGCTAGGGCAAATGCATGGCTTAATGCGTCTCAGGCCTCTGGGGTTCCTATTGTCTTCATGAACATCCAGACTGAGTCTCTGCTTACCAAG ATTTCTGGAGAAACAGCTTCTTCCACAGTGAATGCCGGATCCTTATCTGATTTGTCTAATCTTGCAAATGTAAGTCTATATGGTTTTGAGGATTACCACGGGGTGGACATTGGTGTAGTTAAAGCAGTTCGTCTCTGGTATGCACCTCTTGGAGGAGAGCTTGCAATTGAGATCAAGTTAAAAGAAGGCGACACAAAGCTTGGGTTTGCCATTAGCCGCACAGAAGAG GGATTTATCTTCATCTCATCGGTTATTGATGGTGATGAAAATGCTCCTTCAACCCGGTCAGGGCTGGCAAATTTGTACAAAGAAGCTACAAATGCATCTAGGCTGCTGCTGGTCTCACGAGTTGGCAATCAGAAGGTCCTTCCATGGATGGTTTCTTCCACAGGAGCAATTCGATGCTTTGACACTGTTTCAGTCAGCCAAAAGCTTTCATTGCACCGGCACGCCAAGGTTCCCATTCTCTTGCATGTTTTACTGTGGGACCGAGGATTGTCTATTCCAAGCGGGGGCAATAGATTTAGGGCTCCAACACCAGGTGCCCTGCCCTTACCACCTGAAGTTCAGTTAGCATCCCGTCCAAATGATAATCAAATACAGCCGTTGACACCTGAAGTTCCTACTGGGAGTCGAGAAGTTAGTGATGGAGCTGAGGTGAGGCTTGAGCGAGACACGGCTGGGGAGCTCTCCTTTAGATTCCACGATTTTTCACTTTCAAGTAATTGG TCTTAA
- the LOC109018854 gene encoding sm-like protein LSM8 — protein MSSGGPGLESLVDQTISVITNDGRNIVGVLKGFDQATNIILDESHERVYSTKEGVQQLVLGLYIIRGDNISIVGELDEELDSSLDLSKLRAHPLKPVIH, from the exons ATGTCAAGTGGTGGCCCTGGACTTGAATCACTTGTAGATC AAACTATATCAGTTATCACAAATGATGGACGCAATATAGTG GGAGTTCTAAAAGGCTTTGACCAGGCTACAAATATTATCCTTGATGAATCTCACGAACGTGTCTATTCCACAAAG GAAGGTGTTCAACAGCTTGTGCTGGGTTTGTACATAATAAGGGGTGACAACAT AAGCATTGTTGGGGAGCTGGATGAAGAGCTTGATTCTAGTCTTGATTTATCGAAACTGAGGGCTCATCCCCTTAAGCCTGTTATCCATTGA
- the LOC118343664 gene encoding putative disease resistance protein At3g14460, with the protein MPVRLGNLRHLQTLTKFIVGKQSRAGIEELGNLANLGGKLCISSLQNVVSPIHALAASLNDKKHLEELNLEWNDENNTSESQRAVLDNLKPHANLKSLSIIGYGGKKISDWIGHHSISNIASLYLFKCKYCSVLPPLGLLPSLQSLSIVQFDGIDEVGREFYGNCSSSKKPFGALKVLKFRDMPKLEKWFAFGAENEGGAFTYLEELQIVNCPKFTGELPIHPSSLSRLVIVECPLLVTSLPSAATLRQLEIGGFDALESIPERLMDFNNSCLEELKISGCHSLTSLSSAGLPSTLKRLEIKDFSKLELPMHWNYSSVERLQLENSCDSLESISLNLFPNLKYIFIRGCRNLEPINVSQQLELDLVALSSIEISNCPNFVSFPNGGLRAPKLQHFHVFNCQSLTSLPDKMHILLPSLRRLRLVNCPEVESFPEGGLPSKLTFIGIINCDKLFDNRRDWGLQNRPSIRDISIKGNCKDVDSFPEAGLLPTSLLCISIGDFPNMVSLDYKALRHLTSLAELSICSCPKLKFMQEEGLPASISTLRISKCALTKLQV; encoded by the coding sequence ATGCCAGTacgattgggtaatttgcgtcATCTTCAGACTTTGACTAAATTTATTGTCGGTAAACAAAGTAGAGCGGGCATAGAAGAGTTGGGGAATCTTGCAAATCTTGGGGGAAAGCTCTGTATTTCGAGTCTCCAAAATGTTGTATCTCCTATACATGCTTTGGCTGCCAGCTTGAATGATAAAAAGCACCTGGAGGAATTGAATTTGGAATGGAATGACGAAAATAATACTTCAGAAAGTCAAAGGGCTGTATTGGACAATCTCAAACCCCATGCAAACTTGAAAAGTCTCTCTATCATCGGCTATGGTGGTAAAAAAATTTCAGACTGGATTGGGCATCATTCAATTTCTAATATAGCATCTCTCTATCTATTTAAGTGCAAGTATTGCTCTGTCTTACCACCACTTGGACTTCTACCTTCTCTGCAGTCCCTTTCTATTGTTCAGTTTGATGGAATCGATGAAGTTGGCAGAGAATTTTATGGCAATTGTTCGTCTTCAAAGAAACCATTTGGAGCCttgaaagttttgaagtttAGAGACATGCCGAAGTTGGAGAAATGGTTTGCTTTTGGTGCTGAAAATGAAGGTGGAGCTTTTACTTATCTTGAAGAGCTTCAGATAGTTAACTGCCCCAAGTTTACAGGAGAGTTGCccatccatccttcttctttatCTAGACTTGTGATAGTAGAATGCCCGTTGTTGGTGACTTCACTTCCAAGTGCTGCTACTCTACGTCAACTCGAGATTGGAGGATTTGATGCGCTAGAGTCCATACCGGAGAGATTGATGGACTTCAACAATAGTTGTCTTGAGGAGTTAAAAATTAGTGGTTGCCACTCCCTTACATCTCTGTCCAGTGCTGGTCTACCTTCTACATTAAAACGCCTTGAGATCAAAGATTTTAGCAAGTTAGAGCTTCCAATGCACTGGAACTATTCATCCGTTGAGAGATTGCAGTTAGAAAATAGTTGTGATTCTTTAGAGTCAATTTCATTAAACTTATTCCCAAATCTGAAATACATCTTCATAAGGGGATGTAGGAATCTGGAGCCTATTAATGTTTCGCAACAACTTGAACTTGATTTAGTGGCCTTGTCATCAATAGAAATAAGTAATTGCCCCAATTTCGTTTCATTTCCGAATGGAGGATTGCGTGCCCCAAAACTTCAACACTTTCATGTCTTCAATTGTCAAAGTCTGACGTCACTACCAGACAAGATGCACATACTCCTTCCGTCTCTTAGGAGATTGCGTTTAGTGAATTGTCCAGAAGTTGAGTCATTCCCTGAAGGAGGCTTGCCTTCCAAACTAACTTTTATTGGCATCATAAACTGTGACAAACTCTTCGACAATAGAAGGGATTGGGGATTGCAAAATCGACCCTCCATTCGAGATATTTCTATCAAAGGCAATTGTAAAGATGTGGATTCCTTTCCGGAGGCGGGGTTACTTCCCACTAGTTTGTTATGTATTTCCATCGGAGATTTTCCAAATATGGTATCTTTGGACTATAAGGCACTTCGACACCTCACCTCTCTGGCTGAATTGTCAATATGTTCCTGCCCCAAGTTGAAGTTTATGCAAGAAGAAGGGTTGCCTGCCTCCATTTCCACTCTACGGATCAGCAAATGTGCTTTGACCAAACTACAAGTCTAG
- the LOC108998674 gene encoding histone H3.2: MARTKQTARKSTGGKAPRKQLATKAARKSAPATGGVKKPHRFRPGTVALREIRKYQKSTELLIRKLPFQRLVREIAQDFKTDLRFQSSAVSALQEAAEAYLVGLFEDTNLCAIHAKRVTIMPKDIQLARRIRGERA; encoded by the coding sequence ATGGCGCGTACCAAGCAGACTGCTCGTAAGTCCACCGGCGGGAAGGCTCCGAGGAAGCAGCTGGCTACTAAAGCAGCTCGGAAGTCCGCTCCAGCCACCGGAGGAGTCAAGAAGCCACATAGGTTTAGGCCCGGGACGGTTGCCCTGAGAGAGATCAGGAAATATCAGAAGAGCACGGAGTTATTGATCCGGAAGCTTCCATTCCAGAGGCTGGTGAGAGAAATTGCGCAGGACTTCAAGACCGACCTTCGCTTCCAGAGCAGCGCCGTTTCAGCTCTACAGGAGGCGGCCGAAGCGTACCTGGTGGGTCTCTTCGAAGACACTAACCTGTGCGCCATTCACGCCAAAAGGGTCACTATCATGCCCAAGGATATCCAACTCGCTCGTCGGATTAGGGGGGAGAGAGCATAA
- the LOC108998728 gene encoding transcription factor bHLH130-like, translating to MESDLQRQHHNFDNRQNQHHQNQMNSGLTRYRSAPSSYFSSIIDREFCEQFFNRPSSPETERIFARFMTSGGTDDDALEVEAKEVNRQQLPQFMAPVNTEAAGVLQQQNNYVSASHDFYQSPSRQPLPNQGLNSSVDAGSYPMGMDRILPQMKTGVGNNSSLVRHSSLPVGSFSHINVENSFAAMRGTGNFGTARSTNEDASFSSASRLKNYSSGPPSSAGKMSPIAEIDDKNMVAHNSDGGNFGEGRGDDYVTGFPIVSWDDSAMMSDNITGLKRVRDDDAKTFSNLKVSETQNMESGNRPPTGLAHHLSLPKTAAEMAALEKFLQFQDSVPCKIRAKRGFATHPRSIAERVRRTRISERMRKLQDLVPNMDKQTNTADMLELAVEYIKDLQKQVQTLSDNRARCTCSNKQQP from the exons ATGGAGTCAGATCTTCAACGACAACACCATAATTTTGATAACCGTCAAAACCAACATCACCAAAACCAGATGAACTCCGGCTTGACGAGGTACCGTTCGGCCCCAAGCTCGTATTTCTCAAGCATCATTGACAGGGAATTTTGCGAACAATTCTTCAACCGGCCTTCGAGCCCCGAAACAGAGCGAATTTTCGCTCGTTTCATGACCAGTGGTGGTACAGATGACGATGCATTAGAAGTGGAGGCAAAAGAGGTAAATAGGCAGCAGTTGCCACAGTTTATGGCACCAGTGAACACCGAAGCAGCAGGGGTTCTTCAGCAGCAGAACAATTATGTTTCTGCTTCTCATGATTTTTACCAAAGCCCATCACGGCAGCCTTTACCGAATCAAGGCTTGAATTCAAGTGTGGATGCTGGGTCTTATCCCATGGGGATGGATCGAATTTTGCCTCAGATGAAGACGGGTGTTGGTAATAATTCAAGTCTTGTCCGGCATAGTAGCTTACCGGTCGGATCGTTCTCCCACATCAATGTTGAAAACA GCTTTGCTGCAATGAGAGGGACGGGAAATTTTGGAACAGCTAGGAGCACTAATGAAGACGCATCTTTTTCTTCTGCTAGCCGGTTGAAGAATTACTCATCAGGGCCACCTTCTTCAGCTGGGAAAATGAGTCCAATTGCCGAAATTGATGACAAAAATATGGTGGCACACAATTCAGATGGTGGGAATTTTGGTGAAGGTCGTGGGGACGACTATGTCACAGGTTTCCCAATTGTTTCTTGGGATGACTCTGCCATGATGTCTGATAACATCACTGGCCTAAAAAGAGTTAGAGATGATGATGCAAAGACATTTTCAAACCTGAAAGTGTCCGAAACTCAG AATATGGAGTCTGGAAATCGTCCTCCTACCGGTTTGGCTCATCACTTGAGCTTGCCAAAAACTGCAGCAGAGATGGCTGCCCTTGAAAAGTTCTTGCAGTTCCAAGATTCTGTTCCTTGTAAAATTCGAGCTAAGCGTGGCTTTGCCACTCACCCACGAAGCATTGCCGAGAGG GTGAGAAGAACCCGAATCAGCGAACGGATGAGGAAGCTACAAGATCTTGTCCCTAACATGGACAAG CAAACAAACACAGCAGACATGTTAGAATTAGCTGTCGAGTACATTAAAGACCTTCAAAAACAAGTGCAG ACACTTTCTGATAACCGCGCAAGGTGTACGTGTTCAAACAAGCAGCAGCCATAG
- the LOC108998747 gene encoding putative disease resistance RPP13-like protein 1: MAEVAGLLLSPFLQVFFERVASREFVDFFRIRKLDGRLLKRLEIALLSANAVLEDAEELQFTMPMVKQWLDELKDAVYDAEDILDEIHTQVLRYKLDGEFQTISTKVRKTISTSLNPFVREIEPKIKDVLETLDDLVKQKDVIGLKEGVGGKSSRRSSTTSLVKESGIFGRTDDKEAIINLLLSDNVSGIELCVIAIVGMGGLGKTTLAQLVYNDDRMEEHFDIKTWICVSDDFDVLKMTKTILEKLGLSTNSDSQSLDWLQVTLQQNLTGKRFLIVLDNVWNKNYSEWEALSNPFKFGAEGSRVIVTTREQRAASIMHSTTIYNLKKLQGEDCWTLFSKHAFHSGNSDAHPELEVIGRQIVKRCDGLPLAVKTIGALLWSKLDVSEWNKILRSEIWDLSCDVIPALRLSYKYLPLHLKRCFAYCSIFPKDYDFGKEHLILLWMAEGLLPQVKDKTMEQIGDDYFVELVSRSLFQQSSIRYEEMRFGMHDLVNDLARFVSGQFTFRLEGENSLEIVNKTRHVSFFNISVDTTKNFGALYEAKGLRTFLPIYFGDEISVKEYVDLLPILRCLRVFVSCYCQNLIELPDSIGKIKHL, from the coding sequence ATGGCGGAGGTTGCAGGCCTACttctctcccccttcctccaAGTATTCTTTGAAAGAGTTGCTTCCCGCGAGTTCGTTGACTTCTTTCGAATCCGAAAACTTGACGGAAGACTCTTGAAGAGGCTGGAGATAGCATTGCTGTCTGCGAATGCGGTGCTCGAAGATGCAGAAGAATTGCAATTTACAATGCCTATGGTGAAACAGTGGCTTGATGAGCTGAAAGATGCCGTCTATGATGCTGAAGATATCCTGGACGAGATTCATACCCAAGTCTTGCGATACAAGTTGGATGGTGAATTTCAAACTATTTCAACTAAGGTACGAAAAACCATCTCTACTTCTCTTAATCCTTTTGTCAGAGAGATAGAACCAAAGATAAAAGACGTACTTGAGACATTGGATGATCTAGTAAAACAGAAGGATGTTATAGGTTTAAAAGAAGGCGTTGGAGGGAAATCATCCAGAAGATCATCCACTACTTCTCTGGTTAAAGAATCTGGTATTTTTGGTAGGACTGATGATAAGGAggcaataattaatttgttgctGTCAGATAATGTAAGTGGCATTGAGTTGTGTGTGATTGCTATTGTTGGCATGGGGGGACTTGGTAAGACAACTCTTGCTCAACTTGTATACAACGACGACAGAATGGAGGAGCATTTCGATATCAAAACATGGATTTGtgtttcagatgattttgatgtgTTGAAGATGACGAAAACAATTTTAGAGAAGCTTGGATTGTCAACTAACAGTGATAGTCAGAGTCTAGATTGGCTTCAAGTTACACTACAGCAGAATCTGACTGGAAAGAGATTTCTTATTGTTTTAGATAATGTTTGGAATAAGAATTATTCAGAATGGGAGGCCTTAAGTAACCCTTTTAAATTCGGGGCAGAAGGGAGTAGGGTGATTGTAACCACACGGGAGCAACGTGCTGCATCAATCATGCACTCTACTACAATTTACAATCTAAAGAAATTACAAGGAGAAGATTGTTGgacattattttcaaaacatgcGTTTCATTCTGGGAACTCTGATGCTCATCCGGAGTTGGAAGTAATTGGTAGACAGATAGTGAAAAGGTGTGACGGCCTACCCTTAGCAGTCAAGACAATTGGAGCTCTCTTGTGGTCTAAACTAGACGTTAGCGAGTGGAATAAGATACTGAGGAGCGAAATATGGGACTTGTCGTGTGATGTTATTCCTGCTCTAAGATTAAGCTACAAGTATTTGCCCTTACATCTTAAGCGTTGCTTTGCTTACTGCTCAATATTTCCAAAAGATTATGATTTTGGAAAAGAACATTTAATCTTATTGTGGATGGCGGAAGGTTTGTTGCCACAAGTGAAAGACAAAACAATGGAACAAATTGGTGATGATTACTTCGTTGAGCTTGTATCAAGATCATTGTTCCAACAATCAAGTATACGATATGAGGAAATGAGGTTCGGAATGCATGATCTTGTCAACGACTTAGCAAGATTTGTGTCAGGACAATTTACCTTCAGACTAGAGGGTGAAAATTCTCTTGAAATTGTCAATAAGACACGCcatgtttcatttttcaatataaGTGTAGATACTACTAAGAATTTTGGGGCGCTTTATGAGGCTAAGGGGTTGCGTACTTTCCTACCAATATATTTTGGCGATGAAATCTCAGTTAAAGAATATGTGGATTTGCTACCAATTCTAAGATGCTTGCGAGTTTTCGTGTCATGTTATTGTCAGAATTTGATCGAGCTGCCAGATTCAATTGGCAAAATCAAACATCTATGA
- the LOC108998732 gene encoding uncharacterized protein LOC108998732 isoform X1, with translation MPMERVQPISDPRSSSTVLSIECLKGSSKADEWTGDFLQTGDIVEELRIGNPGSRRAGSSGSTLIFTAPFKNGRSGVQKVLHDAFKKKETSILARVRRGADELAELQACIVPNESAGKKQYMLRSIADPNYTVGFMDRTESDCLELQASRSARMVTALSSTRLQDGYVAYPWERRMQECLSVPFSSCFLSVLLLPKASDQVASRYNDLEDTLARANAWLNASQASGVPIVFMNIQTESLLTKISGETASSTVNAGSLSDLSNLANVSLYGFEDYHGVDIGVVKAVRLWYAPLGGELAIEIKLKEGDTKLGFAISRTEEGFIFISSVIDGDENAPSTRSGLANLYKEATNASRLLLVSRVGNQKVLPWMVSSTGAIRCFDTVSVSQKLSLHRHAKVPILLHVLLWDRGLSIPSGGNRFRAPTPGALPLPPEVQLASRPNDNQIQPLTPEVPTGSREVSDGAEVRLERDTAGELSFRFHDFSLSSNWNRK, from the exons ATGCCTATGGAACGAGTCCAGCCCATATCAGACCCAAGATCCTCCTCAACGGTCCTCTCCATCGAGTGCCTCAAAGGCAGCTCCAAAGCCGACGAGTGGACCGGCGATTTCCTCCAAACCGGCGACATAGTCGAGGAGCTCCGCATCGGCAACCCCGGCTCCCGCCGAGCCGGCAGCTCCGGTTCGACTCTCATATTCACGGCGCCGTTCAAGAACGGCAGGAGCGGTGTCCAGAAGGTTCTCCACGACGCGTTCAAGAAGAAGGAGACCTCGATTCTCGCCCGGGTTCGCAGGGGAGCGGATGAGCTCGCCGAGTTGCAGGCTTGCATCGTGCCCAATGAATCGGCGGGGAAGAAACAGTACATGCTCAGGTCGATCGCTGATCCGAATTACACCGTTGGGTTCATGGATCGAACGGAATCTGATTGCCTCGAGCTTCAAG CTTCAAGGAGTGCCAGGATGGTAACTGCACTATCCAGCACTCGCCTTCAAGATGGATATGTTGCATATCCGTGGGAGAGGAGGATGCAGGAGTGCCTATCAGTTCCATTTTCAAGCTGCTTTCTTTCTGTACTTCTCCTTCCAAAAGCTTCAGATCAAGTTGCTTCTCGCTACAATGATTTGGAAGATACCCTTGCTAGGGCAAATGCATGGCTTAATGCGTCTCAGGCCTCTGGGGTTCCTATTGTCTTCATGAACATCCAGACTGAGTCTCTGCTTACCAAG ATTTCTGGAGAAACAGCTTCTTCCACAGTGAATGCCGGATCCTTATCTGATTTGTCTAATCTTGCAAATGTAAGTCTATATGGTTTTGAGGATTACCACGGGGTGGACATTGGTGTAGTTAAAGCAGTTCGTCTCTGGTATGCACCTCTTGGAGGAGAGCTTGCAATTGAGATCAAGTTAAAAGAAGGCGACACAAAGCTTGGGTTTGCCATTAGCCGCACAGAAGAG GGATTTATCTTCATCTCATCGGTTATTGATGGTGATGAAAATGCTCCTTCAACCCGGTCAGGGCTGGCAAATTTGTACAAAGAAGCTACAAATGCATCTAGGCTGCTGCTGGTCTCACGAGTTGGCAATCAGAAGGTCCTTCCATGGATGGTTTCTTCCACAGGAGCAATTCGATGCTTTGACACTGTTTCAGTCAGCCAAAAGCTTTCATTGCACCGGCACGCCAAGGTTCCCATTCTCTTGCATGTTTTACTGTGGGACCGAGGATTGTCTATTCCAAGCGGGGGCAATAGATTTAGGGCTCCAACACCAGGTGCCCTGCCCTTACCACCTGAAGTTCAGTTAGCATCCCGTCCAAATGATAATCAAATACAGCCGTTGACACCTGAAGTTCCTACTGGGAGTCGAGAAGTTAGTGATGGAGCTGAGGTGAGGCTTGAGCGAGACACGGCTGGGGAGCTCTCCTTTAGATTCCACGATTTTTCACTTTCAAGTAATTGG AATAGAAAGTAG